The following coding sequences lie in one Phycicoccus duodecadis genomic window:
- a CDS encoding ABC transporter permease, with protein sequence MARFIIRRILQMVGVVFILSLLVFLWLRSLPGGTVSAILGERATPATRAALSQAFGLDQPVWVQYLKFLQRAAQGEFGVSTGVLPGTDAFDVFLSRLPATVELSVAALVIAVVLAIPLGYVSAKRANSPLDSGLVIVSLIGVAVPVFFLAFLLKYQLSVEHHLFPVSGRQDNLGCTRVTNFFVLDGLLTRELDCSASALKHLVLPSVALATIPFAVIYRITRASVLEVLGEDYVRTAESKGLTARVVRGRHVMRNALLPVVTTIGLQTGGLLAGAVLTERVFGFGGIGDALAVAFERRDYAVLQVLILAAAGIYVIINLLVDISYAVIDPRVRTR encoded by the coding sequence TTGGCGAGATTCATCATCAGACGCATCCTCCAGATGGTGGGGGTGGTCTTCATCCTGTCCCTGCTGGTCTTCCTGTGGCTGCGCTCCCTGCCGGGTGGCACCGTCTCGGCCATCCTCGGTGAGCGCGCCACCCCGGCCACCCGCGCCGCCCTGAGCCAGGCCTTCGGGCTCGACCAGCCGGTGTGGGTGCAGTACCTGAAGTTCCTGCAGCGGGCGGCCCAGGGCGAGTTCGGGGTCTCCACCGGCGTCCTGCCGGGCACCGACGCCTTCGACGTCTTCCTGAGCCGCCTGCCGGCCACCGTCGAGCTGAGCGTCGCCGCGCTCGTGATCGCCGTGGTCCTCGCCATCCCGCTCGGCTACGTCTCGGCCAAGCGCGCCAACAGCCCCCTCGACAGCGGGCTGGTCATCGTCTCGCTCATCGGGGTCGCCGTCCCCGTGTTCTTCCTGGCCTTCCTGCTGAAGTACCAGCTCTCGGTCGAGCACCACCTCTTCCCCGTGTCGGGCCGCCAGGACAACCTCGGCTGCACCCGGGTCACCAACTTCTTCGTCCTCGACGGGCTGCTGACCCGCGAGCTCGACTGCTCGGCCAGCGCGCTGAAACATCTGGTGCTGCCGTCGGTCGCGCTCGCCACCATCCCCTTCGCGGTCATCTACCGCATCACCCGCGCCTCGGTGCTCGAGGTGCTCGGCGAGGACTACGTGCGCACCGCCGAGTCCAAGGGCCTCACCGCCCGGGTCGTCCGCGGCCGCCACGTCATGCGCAACGCGCTGCTGCCGGTGGTCACGACCATCGGCCTCCAGACCGGCGGCCTGCTCGCGGGCGCCGTGCTCACCGAGCGGGTCTTCGGCTTCGGCGGGATCGGCGACGCGCTGGCCGTGGCCTTCGAACGCCGCGACTACGCCGTGCTCCAGGTGCTGATCCTCGCCGCGGCCGGCATCTACGTGATCATCAACCTGCTCGTCGACATCTCGTACGCCGTGATCGACCCGAGGGTGAGGACCCGATGA